Proteins found in one Streptomyces sp. NBC_00461 genomic segment:
- a CDS encoding serine hydrolase domain-containing protein — translation MDVNGAVAEGFEPVREAFARNFEVLGDRGAAVAVYRDGHKVVDLWGGTKNVDGAVDAVDAEPWQQGTAQIVRSATKGVAAAVLLLLCQRGELDLDAPVGDHWPEFKAAGKERTRVWHLLAHRAGVPVLDRPLTPTQAADPALGAEAVAAQAPVWEPGTGHGYHAQTYSWLTGELVRRVTGRDIGEWIADEIAGRIGADLWLGLPRSEVSRVGRVAQVEPPAEPGGLKTRPKRAVADAYADRTSLTRRAFAAITPLPDENDAAYRAAALPASNGIATAEGLARFYASLIGEVDGGTRLFTPETMELARGERSAGADRVLVVNTRFGLGYMLHGTASPLLAPTSFGHPGRGGALGFADPESGIAFGYVTNGFRKSVTADPRAQALVRAVRQSLWTGYGRPLDDL, via the coding sequence GTGGACGTGAACGGTGCGGTGGCCGAGGGCTTCGAGCCGGTCAGGGAAGCGTTCGCGCGGAACTTCGAGGTGCTCGGAGACCGGGGCGCGGCCGTCGCCGTCTACCGGGACGGGCACAAGGTCGTCGACCTGTGGGGCGGCACGAAGAACGTAGACGGTGCCGTCGATGCCGTCGATGCCGAGCCGTGGCAGCAGGGCACCGCGCAGATCGTGCGCTCGGCGACCAAGGGCGTCGCCGCCGCCGTACTCCTGCTGCTGTGCCAGCGCGGGGAGCTGGACCTGGACGCGCCCGTCGGCGATCACTGGCCGGAGTTCAAGGCGGCGGGCAAGGAGCGGACGCGGGTGTGGCACCTGCTCGCGCACCGGGCGGGCGTGCCCGTGCTGGACCGCCCGCTGACGCCCACCCAGGCCGCGGACCCCGCTCTGGGCGCCGAGGCGGTCGCCGCACAGGCGCCGGTGTGGGAGCCCGGCACGGGCCACGGGTACCACGCGCAGACGTACAGCTGGCTGACGGGCGAGCTGGTGCGGCGGGTCACCGGGCGGGACATCGGCGAGTGGATCGCGGACGAGATCGCGGGCCGGATCGGCGCGGACCTGTGGCTCGGGCTGCCGCGGTCCGAGGTCTCACGCGTGGGCCGGGTGGCCCAGGTGGAGCCACCTGCGGAGCCGGGCGGCCTGAAGACGCGCCCCAAACGCGCGGTCGCCGACGCCTACGCGGACCGGACGTCCCTCACCCGTCGCGCCTTCGCCGCGATCACCCCTCTGCCCGACGAGAACGACGCCGCCTACCGCGCCGCCGCCCTCCCCGCCTCCAACGGCATCGCGACGGCGGAGGGGCTGGCGCGCTTCTACGCCTCGCTGATCGGCGAAGTGGACGGCGGGACACGCCTGTTCACGCCGGAGACGATGGAACTGGCACGCGGCGAACGCAGTGCTGGAGCGGACCGGGTGCTCGTGGTGAACACCCGGTTCGGCCTCGGCTACATGCTGCACGGAACGGCCTCCCCGCTCCTCGCACCCACCTCCTTCGGCCATCCCGGCCGCGGCGGCGCCCTCGGCTTCGCCGACCCCGAATCCGGCATCGCCTTCGGCTATGTGACGAACGGCTTCAGGAAGAGCGTGACGGCGGATCCGCGGGCACAGGCGCTGGTACGGGCGGTACGCCAGTCCCTCTGGACGGGCTATGGACGACCTCTGGACGACCTCTAG
- a CDS encoding DMT family transporter — MTPLVAAAVLFAAVTHASWNAIAHRITDKLVGFTLIAGGGMLIGLLMVPFVPFPASGAWPCLGLSAVIHVAYYVLLMRSFRLGDFGQAYPIARGTAPLVVTLLAAVFAHEVPNGWAAAGIALSCAGLTGVALWGLRGRRPNWAAIGAALATGLTIAAYTVVDGLGVRASGSSLGYIAWLMAVEGVAIPAYALTRMRGELLTALRPFAALGLLGAALSVLAYGLVLWAQTKAELAPIAALRESSIIVGAAIGAVFFKERFGAPRIAAAGLLVVGIGLMLHAS; from the coding sequence GTGACGCCGCTTGTCGCCGCCGCGGTCCTGTTCGCCGCGGTCACGCACGCCAGCTGGAACGCGATCGCCCACCGGATCACCGACAAGCTGGTCGGCTTCACGCTGATCGCCGGCGGCGGCATGCTCATCGGGCTGCTCATGGTGCCGTTCGTGCCGTTCCCGGCGTCAGGTGCCTGGCCGTGTCTCGGCCTCTCGGCCGTCATCCACGTCGCGTACTACGTCCTGCTCATGCGGTCCTTCCGGCTCGGTGACTTCGGGCAGGCGTACCCGATCGCACGCGGTACCGCGCCCCTGGTGGTCACGCTCCTCGCCGCGGTCTTCGCCCACGAGGTGCCGAACGGCTGGGCGGCCGCGGGGATCGCCCTGTCCTGCGCGGGGCTGACCGGCGTGGCCCTGTGGGGGCTGCGGGGACGCCGGCCGAACTGGGCCGCGATCGGCGCCGCACTCGCCACCGGCCTGACCATCGCCGCCTACACGGTCGTGGACGGTCTGGGCGTACGGGCGTCCGGCTCCTCCCTCGGCTACATCGCCTGGCTGATGGCCGTCGAGGGCGTGGCGATCCCGGCGTACGCCCTCACCCGCATGCGGGGCGAACTCCTCACCGCCCTAAGGCCGTTCGCCGCCCTCGGCCTGCTCGGCGCGGCCCTGTCGGTGCTCGCGTACGGCCTCGTCCTGTGGGCCCAGACCAAGGCGGAACTCGCACCGATCGCCGCGTTGCGCGAGTCGTCGATCATCGTGGGTGCGGCGATCGGTGCCGTCTTCTTCAAGGAGCGGTTCGGGGCGCCGAGGATCGCGGCGGCCGGGCTGCTGGTGGTCGGCATCGGGCTGATGCTGCACGCCAGTTAG
- a CDS encoding YbaK/EbsC family protein, protein MTTPDASDSSSSGANPRFAAALRELGLGELLGRIRRFPDATRTAAEAAAAIGCELSEICKSLIFAADGVPVLVLMDGASRVDLERVRTELGAEKVTRAKADVVRETTGYAIGGVPPFGHRTKTRVLADRSLLEHDVVWAAAGNPHAVFPMEPKELVAHAGAALVDVRERTP, encoded by the coding sequence ATGACGACCCCCGATGCCAGCGACAGCTCCAGCTCCGGAGCGAACCCCCGTTTCGCCGCCGCCCTGCGCGAGCTGGGGCTCGGCGAACTGCTAGGCCGCATCCGCCGCTTCCCGGACGCGACACGGACCGCCGCGGAGGCCGCCGCCGCGATCGGGTGCGAGCTGAGCGAGATCTGCAAGTCGCTGATCTTCGCGGCGGACGGGGTGCCGGTGCTGGTGCTGATGGACGGGGCCTCGCGGGTGGACCTGGAGCGGGTCCGGACGGAACTCGGCGCCGAGAAGGTGACACGGGCCAAGGCGGATGTCGTACGGGAGACGACCGGGTACGCCATCGGCGGCGTACCGCCCTTCGGGCACCGTACGAAGACGCGGGTGCTGGCCGATCGGTCGCTGCTCGAGCACGACGTGGTGTGGGCCGCGGCCGGCAATCCGCACGCGGTGTTCCCCATGGAACCCAAGGAGCTTGTCGCCCACGCCGGTGCCGCACTCGTGGACGTGCGCGAGCGCACCCCGTGA
- a CDS encoding MMPL family transporter: protein MATFLYKLGRLAFRRRHFVALIWVALLTLAGVGAASAPAAGSTSFSIPGTEAQKAFDLLEQRFPGMSADGATARVVFKAPAGERMTDADNKATVEKTVKELGDGSEVVSVTDPYQAHAVSKDGTVAYTSVKYKVSGMELKDASRDALEDAGKDARKAGLTVEIGGDALQAGAEPGAAGEIVGLAIAAVVLVITLGSLVAAGLPLLTAIIGVGIGVSTITALAKTLDLGDTTSTLALMIGLAVGIDYALFIVSRYRSELAEGRSREEAVGRATGTAGSAVVFAGLTVVIALAGLAVVNVPMLTKMGLAAAGTVVVAVLIALTMVPALLGYAGKRVKAAGVKRGQRGAVGDDGTSGKPARPGLGARWASFVIRRPAAVLLLGVVGLGTIAVPASHLELGLPDDGSQPTSTTQRRAYDLLSEGFGPGFNGPLMMVVDAKGSDAPKAAATTVTDRIKGLKDVGTVTPAMFNKAGDTATITVIPSSKPSSVQTEDLVHAIRDKGADIRADTGAKVLVTGTTAMNIDFSQKLNDALIPYLGLVVGLAFLLLIAVFRSVLVPLKAALGFLLSVLAALGAVVAVFQWGWLGGLIGVEQTGPIMSMMPIFMVGVVFGLAMDYEVFLVTRMREAYVHGESPAQAIVTGFRHSARVVAAAAAIMIAVFGGFITSGESMIKMIGFGLAIAVFFDAFVVRMAIVPAVLALLGKKAWWLPKWLDRAVPNVDVEGEGLKSLGDGGSKEADPDEDRELVRA from the coding sequence GTGGCCACGTTCCTCTACAAACTCGGCCGGCTCGCCTTCAGGCGACGCCATTTCGTCGCCCTGATATGGGTGGCGCTGCTGACCCTCGCCGGAGTCGGCGCGGCCAGCGCCCCCGCCGCGGGCTCGACCTCCTTCTCGATCCCCGGCACGGAGGCCCAGAAGGCCTTCGACCTGCTGGAACAGCGTTTCCCGGGGATGAGCGCCGACGGCGCGACCGCGCGCGTCGTGTTCAAGGCGCCCGCCGGCGAGAGGATGACCGACGCCGACAACAAGGCGACCGTCGAGAAGACGGTGAAGGAGCTGGGCGACGGCTCCGAGGTCGTCTCCGTCACCGACCCCTACCAGGCGCACGCCGTCAGCAAGGACGGCACGGTCGCCTACACGTCGGTGAAGTACAAGGTCTCCGGCATGGAGCTGAAGGACGCCTCACGGGACGCCCTGGAGGACGCCGGGAAGGATGCGCGGAAGGCCGGGCTGACCGTCGAGATCGGCGGTGACGCGCTGCAGGCCGGGGCCGAGCCGGGTGCGGCCGGCGAGATCGTCGGCCTCGCCATCGCCGCGGTCGTGCTGGTCATCACCCTGGGCTCGCTGGTCGCGGCCGGACTGCCGCTGCTCACCGCGATCATCGGGGTCGGTATCGGCGTCTCCACCATCACCGCCCTCGCCAAGACGCTCGACCTCGGTGACACCACATCCACGCTGGCCCTGATGATCGGTCTCGCGGTCGGCATCGACTACGCGCTGTTCATCGTCTCCCGCTACCGCAGCGAGCTCGCCGAGGGGCGTTCTCGCGAGGAAGCGGTCGGCCGGGCCACCGGCACGGCCGGCTCGGCGGTGGTCTTCGCGGGTCTCACGGTCGTGATCGCCCTGGCCGGCCTCGCGGTCGTCAACGTCCCGATGCTGACGAAGATGGGCCTCGCGGCGGCGGGCACGGTCGTCGTGGCCGTCCTCATCGCGCTGACCATGGTCCCGGCGCTCCTCGGATACGCGGGCAAGCGGGTCAAGGCGGCGGGCGTGAAGCGCGGCCAGCGCGGCGCCGTCGGCGACGACGGCACGTCAGGGAAGCCGGCCAGGCCCGGCCTGGGCGCCCGCTGGGCGAGCTTCGTCATCCGCCGCCCGGCCGCCGTGCTGCTGCTCGGTGTGGTCGGCCTCGGGACGATCGCCGTCCCGGCCTCCCACCTGGAACTGGGCCTGCCCGACGACGGCTCGCAGCCGACGTCCACGACTCAGCGCCGGGCCTACGACCTGCTCTCGGAGGGCTTCGGCCCCGGCTTCAACGGGCCGCTGATGATGGTCGTCGACGCCAAGGGCAGCGACGCCCCCAAGGCCGCGGCCACCACGGTGACCGACCGGATCAAGGGCCTGAAGGACGTCGGGACGGTGACCCCGGCGATGTTCAACAAGGCCGGCGACACCGCGACGATCACCGTGATCCCGTCGTCCAAGCCGTCCTCGGTGCAGACCGAGGACCTGGTGCACGCCATCCGTGACAAGGGCGCCGACATCAGGGCGGACACCGGTGCGAAGGTGCTGGTCACCGGCACCACGGCGATGAACATCGACTTCTCCCAGAAGCTCAACGACGCGTTGATCCCGTATCTGGGCCTGGTGGTGGGCCTCGCCTTCCTCCTCCTGATCGCGGTCTTCCGCTCCGTCCTGGTCCCGCTGAAGGCGGCCCTCGGCTTCCTGCTCAGCGTGCTCGCCGCGCTCGGCGCCGTGGTCGCGGTCTTCCAGTGGGGCTGGCTCGGCGGACTGATCGGGGTCGAGCAGACCGGCCCGATCATGTCGATGATGCCGATCTTCATGGTGGGCGTGGTCTTCGGTCTCGCGATGGACTACGAGGTGTTCCTGGTGACCCGCATGCGGGAGGCGTACGTCCACGGTGAGTCGCCGGCCCAGGCCATCGTGACCGGCTTCCGGCACAGCGCACGGGTCGTGGCCGCCGCCGCGGCCATCATGATCGCCGTCTTCGGCGGCTTCATCACCTCCGGCGAGTCCATGATCAAGATGATCGGCTTCGGTCTCGCGATCGCGGTGTTCTTCGACGCGTTCGTCGTCCGGATGGCGATCGTCCCGGCGGTGCTGGCGCTGCTCGGCAAGAAGGCCTGGTGGCTGCCGAAGTGGCTGGACCGGGCCGTGCCCAACGTGGACGTCGAGGGCGAGGGGCTGAAGTCCCTGGGCGACGGAGGTTCCAAGGAAGCGGACCCGGACGAGGACCGGGAGCTGGTGCGGGCCTGA
- a CDS encoding DUF1876 domain-containing protein encodes MMHTAVGWHVELEFQEDETHTRAVAMVRLPDGTEVRAHGHASRHHTDARQPRVGEEIAGARALNELAMQMLAKAHGEIDSASGRTSHSINV; translated from the coding sequence ATGATGCACACCGCAGTGGGATGGCATGTCGAGCTGGAGTTCCAGGAGGACGAGACGCACACGCGGGCGGTCGCGATGGTGCGGCTGCCCGACGGGACCGAGGTACGGGCACACGGTCACGCGAGCCGCCACCACACCGACGCGCGGCAGCCGAGGGTGGGTGAGGAGATCGCCGGCGCGCGGGCACTGAACGAGCTCGCGATGCAGATGCTCGCCAAGGCGCACGGCGAGATCGACTCGGCGTCCGGGCGGACCTCGCACTCGATCAACGTCTAG
- a CDS encoding TetR/AcrR family transcriptional regulator translates to MTEVATARRSRITPEREAELYEAVLDLLREVGYDALTMDAVAARTKSSKATLYRQWGGKAELVAKAVRHNKPGGIGLGDIDTGSLKGDLHALTRRSDDCEMEQNSALMRGLAMAIHGNPDLLKAFKEYLIEPEMAEFDRVLRRAVDRGEVRADNPAINYVMHMMMGGFAARTMIDEQPPTQEFLLSYIDAVVLPALGVPTT, encoded by the coding sequence ATGACTGAGGTCGCAACAGCGCGTCGCAGTCGGATCACACCCGAGCGCGAGGCCGAGCTGTACGAGGCCGTGCTCGACCTGCTCAGGGAAGTCGGCTACGACGCCCTCACCATGGACGCCGTGGCCGCCCGCACCAAGTCCAGCAAGGCGACCCTCTACCGCCAGTGGGGCGGCAAGGCCGAGCTGGTGGCCAAGGCGGTGCGGCACAACAAGCCGGGCGGCATCGGCCTCGGCGACATCGACACCGGTTCGCTCAAGGGCGACCTGCACGCCCTCACGCGGCGTTCGGACGACTGCGAGATGGAGCAGAACTCCGCGCTGATGCGGGGGCTGGCCATGGCCATCCACGGCAACCCGGATCTCCTGAAGGCATTCAAGGAGTATCTGATCGAGCCGGAGATGGCGGAGTTCGACCGTGTGCTGCGACGGGCGGTCGACCGGGGTGAGGTCCGTGCGGACAACCCGGCGATCAACTACGTGATGCACATGATGATGGGCGGGTTCGCGGCCCGCACGATGATCGACGAGCAGCCGCCGACGCAGGAATTCCTTCTCTCGTACATCGACGCCGTGGTTCTCCCCGCTCTCGGCGTGCCCACCACCTGA